GGCTCCAGCCCCACCACGAGGCCAGCGCCATGCCCAGCGCCGTCGCGAAACCCATCTGCACCACCGCGCCGGGCACCGCGATGCGCCGGACCGCCAGCAGGTCGTCGAGCGAAAAATGCAGCCCGACGCCGAACATCAGCAACATCACGCCGATCTCCGACAGCTGCGCCGCGATGCCGACATCGGCCACGAAGCCCGGCGTGGCCGGGCCGATCAGGATGCCCGCCACCAGGTAGCCCACCAGCGCCGGCATCTTGATGCGCTCGGCGATGAACCCCAGGATCAGGGCGATGCCGAAGCCGGCGGCCAGCGTGGTGATGAGCGAGATGTTGTGTTCCATGCGACGGGTGTTGTACCAGAGCCCCGACTCGCCGGCCATGACACGCACGTAAGCCCAAAGGCAGGCCCGACGCGCTATGCTTTCGTCGACTTTTACACACCTGCAGGAGACTGAGATGAGCACACGTGACGTTGTCGTTCTGGGCGCAGCGCGTTCGGCCATTGGCACTTTCGGCGGCAGCCTCGCCGACACCGAGCCCGCCGAGCTGGCCGGCATGGTCATGAAAGAGGCGGTGCTGCGCTCGGGCGTCGACCCGCAGGCCATCAACTACGTGACGGTGGGCAACTGCATCCCCACCGACAGCCGCTTCGCCTACGTCGCCCGCGTGGCCTCGATCCAGGCCGGCCTGTCGAAGGATTCGGTGGCGATGGCCGTCAACCGCCTGTGCTCGTCGGGCCTGCAGGGCATCGTGACGACCTCGCAGAACATCCTGCTGGGCGACTGCGACTACGGCGTGGGCGGCGGTGTCGAGGTGATGAGCCGCGGCGCCTACCTGTCGACCGCGATGCGCAGCGGCGCGCGCATGGGCGACACCAAGATGATCGACTCGATGGTCGCCACCCTGACCGACCCGTTCGGCGTCGGCCACATGGGCGTGACGGCCGAGAACCTGGTCACCAAGTGGGGCATCACCCGCGAGGAGCAGGACGCGCTGGCGGTCGAGTCGCATCGCCGTGCCGCGCTGGCGATCGCCGAAGGCCGCTTCAAGAGCCAGATCGTGCCGATCGTCAAGCAGACCCGCAAGGGCGAGGTCACGTTCGACACCGACGAGCACGTGAAGGCCAACACCACGATGGAAACGCTGGCCAAGATGAAGCCGGCGTTCAAGAAGGAAGGCGGCACCGTGACCGCCGGCAACGCCTCGGGCATCAACGACGGCGCCGCCTTCTTCGTGCTGGCCGACGCCGCCCGTGCCGCTGCCGACGGCCACAAGGCGATCGCCCGCCTGGTGTCCTACGCCGTGGCCGGCGTGCCCAACGAGGTGATGGGCGAAGGCCCGATCCCGGCCACCAAGCTGGCGCTCAAGAAGGCCGGCCTGCGGCTCGACCAGATCGACGTCATCGAGTCGAACGAAGCCTTCGCGGCCCAGGCCATCGCGGTCGCGCGTGGCCTGGAATTCGACATGAGCAAGGTGAACCCGAACGGCGGCGCGATCGCGCTGGGCCACCCGGTCGGCTGCTCGGGCGCCTTCCTGGCGACCAAGGCGATCTACGAACTGCAGCGCACCGGTGGCCGCTACGCGCTGGTGACGATGTGCATCGGCGGCGGCCAGGGCATCGCGACGATCTTCGAGCGCATCTGATCGACACATGTAGCGCGCCAATTGCGCGCTTAGAACCTGCCAACAAAAACGGCACGCTAACGCGTGCCGTTTTTCATTGCTTAAGCAGTTATTGCTTCTGGCAAATTGGTGTGACCGTGTAGGTAGTCGGCTCAACCTTCCAAGCTGCCCCAGACATCAAATCGATCGGGATACTGAAAATACCGAAATCAAGCAGAATTCCGAGCAACGACGTGGGATCGAAGGTTTCGGTTGTGTCTGCTGTGACCGCCTGACAACCATCTTTCTCTGCTCGAATGCTGTGCGGCTTGCCCTTCTTGACACTGACGCTCGCACTATCCAACCCGCGAGCTGCACCATCCACATAAATGGTAGTGCCTTTCTCGATTGAATTCACGCTGATCGTTTCGCTGGTTCCTTTGATGATGGAAGAACAACCACCAAGCGCGACCACGCATGCAAGCGCCAAAAACTTTAATTTCATGAAAATCCCTGAAGTCATAGTGAAGCCGACACTTTAATGTTGCGATCCGCAACAAGCAATTGTCGGCAAGCGATCAACTCAGCAAAAAGGTGCGGATTTGTTGGGAATTCAACTCACTCTGACTTGGCCAGCAGCTCGAAATGCTCCACCACCGGCGGCTGGGCGAAAAACGGCCCGACGATGGCGCGCCAGTCGGCAAACGCCGGCGACTGGCGGAAGTCGACCGTGTGGTTCTCCAGCGTGGCCCACCAGATCATCAGCACGTAGCGCTCGGGCGACTCGATGCCCTTGTTGACCTTGAAACCGCTGAAACCCTTGGCCTTGGCGATCACGGTGTTCAGGCCGAGCTGGATCGCGGCGTCGAATTCGGCCTGGCGGCCGGGCTGGATGCGGATGTCGGCAACTTCGAGAATCATCGGGGTCTCCGGTGGGTTGTGGATGACGCGGCATCGTAGCCGCGCCGTCCGGGCCAGGCCGGCACAGGGGCGCCACCTAGAATCCGCCGATGGCCATCCGTTCCACGATCTACAAAGCCGAGCTGTCCGTCGCCGACATCGACCGCGGTTATTACGCCGACCATGCGCTGACGCTGGCGCGGCATCCGTCCGAAACCGAGGAGCGGCTGATGGTGCGCATCCTCGCTTTCGCGCTCAACGCCCACGAGCGCCTGGCGCTGGCCGGCGACATCTCGTCGGACGACGAGCCCGCGCTCTGGCGGCGCGACGACACCGGCGCGATCGAGCAGTGGATCGAGGTCGGGCTGCCCGACGAGCGCGTGCTGCGCCGCGCCTGCGGCCGCGCCGACGAGGTGCTGCTGCTGGCCTACGGCAACCGCAAGGCCGAAGCCTGGTGGGCCGACAACAAGGGCGCCCTCGCACGCAACCGCAACCTGAGCGTGAGCTTCCTGCCCGAAGACGCCTGCGTCGCCCTCGCCGCGCTGGCCGAGCGCTCGATGCGCCTGGGCGTGACGATCCAGGACGGCCACGTGCTGGTGAGCGGCGCCAAGGGCAGTGCCGAGCTCACGCCGGTCGAGTGGCAGCGGCCGGCTCCCCAGCGGTAGGCCAGACGCGTCCGCAAGCGACTTTCCCCGCCCCGATCCGGCTTTCCTGACGCGAATGGCCGCCAGGCCGCGGGCAGCAGCGACAATCCCGCCTTTGCCGCCGGCCGTCTTGGCTGCGGCTCAGCCGCCCGGCCGATCCATGAGCACAGACACGCCTGACACCCCGCCATCGCCGCTCGAGCGCGACATCCAGCGTCGCCGCACCTTCGCGATCATTTCCCACCCCGACGCCGGCAAGACCACGCTGACCGAGAAGCTGCTGCTGTTCTCGGGCGCGATCCAGATCGCCGGCTCGGTGAAGGCGCGCAAGGCGAGCCGCCACGCGACGTCCGACTGGATGGAGATCGAGAAGCAGCGCGGTATCTCGGTGGCGTCGTCCGTCATGCAGATGGAATACGGCGACTGCGTCATCAACCTGCTCGACACCCCCGGCCACCAGGATTTCAGCGAAGACACCTACCGCGTGCTGACCGCGGTGGATGCGGCGCTGATGGTGGTCGACGCCGCCAACGGCGTCGAGGAGCAGACGCTGCGCCTGCTGAAGGTCTGCCGCGCGCGCAACACGCCGATCATCACCTTCGTCAACAAGATGGACCGCGAGGTGAAAGAGCCGCTGGCGCTGCTCGACGAGATCGAACAGACGCTGGGCATGAGCCTGGTGCCGATGACCTGGCCGGTGGGCATGGGCAAGAGCTTCCGCGGCGTGATGGACCTGCAGCACGACCGCATGCGCGTCTTCAAGGCCGGCGCCGACAAGATGGAAAACGCCGGCGACGAGGTGGTCGACGGGTTGTCCAACCCGATCCTGGCCGAGCGTTACGGGCTGGACTTCCAGAACGCATCGGGCGAAATGGAGCTGCTGCGCGAAGCGACGCCGGCACTCGATCGCGAGGCGTTTCTCTCCGGCAGGCAGTCGCCGCTGTTCTTCGGCTCGGCGGTCAACAACTTCGGCGTGCAGGAAGTGCTCGACGCGCTGGTGGCGCTGGCGCCGCCGCCCGGCGAGCGCCAGGCGCAGGAGCGCACGGTGCAGCCGACCGAGCCCAAGTTCACCGGCGTGGTGTTCAAGGTGCAGGCCAACATGGACCCGGCACACCGCGACCGCATCGCCTTCGTGCGCGTGAGTTCAGGCCGTTTCCAGCGCGGCATGCGCCTGAAGGTGACGCGCAACGGCAAGGAGATCCGCCCGCAGACGGTGGTGAGCTTCCTGTCGCAGCGCCGCGAACTGGTCGACGACGCGGTGGCCGGCGACATCATCGGCATCCCCAACCACGGCGTGCTGCAGCTCGGCGACACGCTGACCGAAGGCGAGATGCTGCACTACACCGGGCTGCCGTTCTTCGCGCCCGAGAGCTTCCGCACCGTCGAGCTGCGCGACCCGCTGCGCAGCAAGCAGCTGCGCCAGGGCCTGCAGCAGCTGGGCGAAGAAGGCGCGATCCAGGTCTTCACCCCGGTGGCCGGCGGCTCGCTGATGCTGGGCGCGATCGGCCAGCTGCAGTTCGAGGTGGTGCTGCACCGGCTCAAGGGCGAATACGGCGTCGAGGCCCGGCTCGACCCGTGCCGCTTCTCGATCGCACGCTGGATCACCTGCGCCGACGAGGCCAAGCTCAAGAAGTTCATCGACAGCGAGCCGCTGCGCATCGCCCACGACGTGGTCGGCGCGCCGGCCTTCATGGTGCAGTACAGCTCCGACCTGCGGGTGACGCAGGAGCGCGTGCCCGACATCCAGTTCCACTCGATGCGCGAGCACTCGGGGCGGGTGTTCAACGCCGCGCCGTCGCTCTGACCGCAGGCTCCGGTCAGTCGACCGGGTTCGCGCTCGGCAGCGGATAGGAGCCCGGCACCAGGATGCGGCGGTCGACGTTGGTCAGCTTCGTGTGGCCGCAGAAGGCCATCGTCACGTCGAGCTCCTTGTGCAGGATCTCCAGCGCCTTGGTGACGCCGGCCTCGCCCATCGCGCCCAGGCCGTAGACCATCGCGCGGCCGATCATCGTGCCGCGGGCGCCGAGCGCCCAGGCTTTCAGCACATCCTGGCCGCTGCGGATGCCACCGTCCATCCAGACCTCGATCCGGTCGCCGACCGCCTCGACGATCGCCGGCAGGGCCTCGATCGAGCTCAGCGCGCCGTCGAGCTGGCGGCCGCCGTGGTTGCTGACGACGATCGCGTCGGCGCCGCTGGCCACCGCGAGCCTGGCGTCTTCGACGTCCTGGATTCCTTTCAGGATCAGCTTGCCGCCCCATTGCGCCTTGACCCAGGCCACGTCGGCCCACGACAAGGTGGGGTCGAACTGCTCGTTGGTCCAGGCCGACAGCGAGCGCATGTTGCTCACGCCCTTGACGTGGCCGACCAGGTTGCGGAAGGTGTGGCGCCGGGTGCCCGCCATGCCGAGGCACCAGCGCGGCTTGGTCATCAGGTTGATGATGTTCTTGAGCGTCGGCCTGGGCGGCGCGGTCAGGCCGTTCTTGAGATCCTTGTGGCGCTGGCCGATCACCTGCAGGTCGAGCGTCAGCACCAGCGCACTGCACTTGGCGGCGCGACAGCGTTCGATCATGCGGGCCATCGCGTCGCGGTCGCGCATCATGTAGAGCTGAAACCAGAACGGCGCGGTGGTGTTCTGCGCGATGTCCTCGATCGAGCAGATGCTCATGGTCGAGAGCGTGAACGGGATGCCGAACTTCTCGGCCGCGCGCGCGGCGTGGATCTCGCCGTCGGCGTGCTGCATGCCGGTCAGGCCGACCGGCGCGATCGCCACCGGCATCCGGGCGTCGATGCCGATCATCTTGACGGCGGTGCTGCGGTTCTCCATGTTGACCGCGACGCGCTGGCGCAGCTTGATCTTCTGGAACTCGCTCTCGTTGGCGCGGTAGGTGCTCTCGGTCCACGAGCCGGAATCGGCGTAGTCGTAGAACATGCGCGGCACGCGCTTCTCGGCCAGAACACGCAGGTCTTCGATGGTGGTGATGACGGTCACGGCGGTCTCCTCTTTTGTAACTGGCCGCGATGCTAGCGAGTGGGGAGGCGGCGTACCGCGAAATATCTTCAGGCCGCGGCGGAAAGCGCTTCGCGGCCACGCGCCGCCGCATCGGCACAGACACCGGCGAGCCAGCTCGAGAAGTCGAGCGCGGCCGGGTTGGCGGTCTGGACGAGCTGGAAATACTGCGACGCGGGCGTCGCCGTCACCTTGAGCACCGGGCGCAGGGTGCCGCTGTCGAGCCAGTGCCGGGCCAGCGACGGCCGCGCCAGCGCGATGCCCTGGCCGCAGACGGCGGCTTCGAGCGTCAGGCCCAGGTCGACCAGCCTCGGTCCGGTCGAAGGCTCGGGCCAGTCGAGCCCGGCGGCGCGCAACCACGGCGACCAGGGCTCGACCGGCGTGCGCAGCAGCGCAAAACGCGCCAGATCGGCCGGCTCGGCCGGCAGGCCGCAGCGCGCCAGCAGGCCGGGGCTGGCGAGCGGCACCACGCAGTCGTGCATCAACGGCGCGGCACCGAACGCGGCGGCATCGCCGTGGCGGATCTCGACGTCGGCCTCGGCGGAGCCGGCGTGCTCCAGGAACGGGATCGACAGCACCACCTCCAGCTCGACCTGCGGGTGCGCGGCGGTGTACTGCTCCAGCGCCGGCACCAGGATCAGGCGGGCGAAGGTGGGCGGCGCGCTGACCCGCAGCTTCTGCATGCGCTGGCGCGCGCGCTGATGCAGGGGCACGGTGGCCAGCAGGCCGAGCGCGGCGCGCACCTGCGCGAGATACTCCTTGCCGTGTGCCGTCAAGGCCAGCGCGCGCGCGCCACGCACCAGCAGGGCCGCGCCGAGCAGGTCCTCGAGCGTGACGATGCGCTTGCTGACGGCACTGGCGGTGATGGCCAGCTCGTCGGCAGCGCGCTCGTAGCTGCCCAGCCGCGCGACGGCATCGAACGCCCTCAAGGCATCGATCGACGGAAAGCGCAGGTCGGAGGGCGTGGACATCGCGACAACTCTAGTTCAAGCCGAAGGACAAAGGCGCACGTTGCCTCTTTTGGGAGCACCAAGCTATACTTGCGGGCTTTCGACCGTCAGCGTCGGAGCCTGGGTCTGCTTCAGACAGTGCCTGCGGAGGTTTCCAAGCCTCACGCAGGCTTTGTTGCTTGCACCACCCGGTTCGCGCCGATGATCCGGCGGCGAAAACGATCAACGTAACTTCAAACGGGAACAAGTTACCCATGCCAACCATCAACCAGCTCGTGCGCCAAGGCCGTGAGGTCGAGGTCACGAAATCCAAGTCGCCTGCGATGCAGAACTGCCCGCAGCGCCGCGGTGTCTGCACCCGCGTGTACACCACGACCCCGAAGAAGCCGAACTCGGCGCTTCGCAAGGTCGCCAAGGTGCGCCTGACCAACGGTTTCGAGGTCATCTCGTACATCGGCGGCGAAGGCCACAACCTGCAGGAACACAGTGTCGTGCTCGTGCGCGGCGGCCGTGTCAAGGACTTGCCGGGTGTGCGTTACCACATCGTGCGCGGTTCGCTCGACCTGCAAGGCGTCAAGGATCGCAAGCAGTCGCGCTCCAAGTACGGCTCGAAGCGCCCGAAGAAGGCCTGATCACAGGTCACGTCTTC
This portion of the Leptothrix cholodnii SP-6 genome encodes:
- a CDS encoding acetyl-CoA C-acyltransferase family protein: MSTRDVVVLGAARSAIGTFGGSLADTEPAELAGMVMKEAVLRSGVDPQAINYVTVGNCIPTDSRFAYVARVASIQAGLSKDSVAMAVNRLCSSGLQGIVTTSQNILLGDCDYGVGGGVEVMSRGAYLSTAMRSGARMGDTKMIDSMVATLTDPFGVGHMGVTAENLVTKWGITREEQDALAVESHRRAALAIAEGRFKSQIVPIVKQTRKGEVTFDTDEHVKANTTMETLAKMKPAFKKEGGTVTAGNASGINDGAAFFVLADAARAAADGHKAIARLVSYAVAGVPNEVMGEGPIPATKLALKKAGLRLDQIDVIESNEAFAAQAIAVARGLEFDMSKVNPNGGAIALGHPVGCSGAFLATKAIYELQRTGGRYALVTMCIGGGQGIATIFERI
- a CDS encoding PEGA domain-containing protein; the protein is MKLKFLALACVVALGGCSSIIKGTSETISVNSIEKGTTIYVDGAARGLDSASVSVKKGKPHSIRAEKDGCQAVTADTTETFDPTSLLGILLDFGIFSIPIDLMSGAAWKVEPTTYTVTPICQKQ
- a CDS encoding antibiotic biosynthesis monooxygenase family protein, with product MILEVADIRIQPGRQAEFDAAIQLGLNTVIAKAKGFSGFKVNKGIESPERYVLMIWWATLENHTVDFRQSPAFADWRAIVGPFFAQPPVVEHFELLAKSE
- a CDS encoding YaeQ family protein; translated protein: MAIRSTIYKAELSVADIDRGYYADHALTLARHPSETEERLMVRILAFALNAHERLALAGDISSDDEPALWRRDDTGAIEQWIEVGLPDERVLRRACGRADEVLLLAYGNRKAEAWWADNKGALARNRNLSVSFLPEDACVALAALAERSMRLGVTIQDGHVLVSGAKGSAELTPVEWQRPAPQR
- a CDS encoding peptide chain release factor 3, with amino-acid sequence MSTDTPDTPPSPLERDIQRRRTFAIISHPDAGKTTLTEKLLLFSGAIQIAGSVKARKASRHATSDWMEIEKQRGISVASSVMQMEYGDCVINLLDTPGHQDFSEDTYRVLTAVDAALMVVDAANGVEEQTLRLLKVCRARNTPIITFVNKMDREVKEPLALLDEIEQTLGMSLVPMTWPVGMGKSFRGVMDLQHDRMRVFKAGADKMENAGDEVVDGLSNPILAERYGLDFQNASGEMELLREATPALDREAFLSGRQSPLFFGSAVNNFGVQEVLDALVALAPPPGERQAQERTVQPTEPKFTGVVFKVQANMDPAHRDRIAFVRVSSGRFQRGMRLKVTRNGKEIRPQTVVSFLSQRRELVDDAVAGDIIGIPNHGVLQLGDTLTEGEMLHYTGLPFFAPESFRTVELRDPLRSKQLRQGLQQLGEEGAIQVFTPVAGGSLMLGAIGQLQFEVVLHRLKGEYGVEARLDPCRFSIARWITCADEAKLKKFIDSEPLRIAHDVVGAPAFMVQYSSDLRVTQERVPDIQFHSMREHSGRVFNAAPSL
- a CDS encoding alpha-hydroxy acid oxidase, which produces MTVITTIEDLRVLAEKRVPRMFYDYADSGSWTESTYRANESEFQKIKLRQRVAVNMENRSTAVKMIGIDARMPVAIAPVGLTGMQHADGEIHAARAAEKFGIPFTLSTMSICSIEDIAQNTTAPFWFQLYMMRDRDAMARMIERCRAAKCSALVLTLDLQVIGQRHKDLKNGLTAPPRPTLKNIINLMTKPRWCLGMAGTRRHTFRNLVGHVKGVSNMRSLSAWTNEQFDPTLSWADVAWVKAQWGGKLILKGIQDVEDARLAVASGADAIVVSNHGGRQLDGALSSIEALPAIVEAVGDRIEVWMDGGIRSGQDVLKAWALGARGTMIGRAMVYGLGAMGEAGVTKALEILHKELDVTMAFCGHTKLTNVDRRILVPGSYPLPSANPVD
- a CDS encoding LysR substrate-binding domain-containing protein, with the protein product MSTPSDLRFPSIDALRAFDAVARLGSYERAADELAITASAVSKRIVTLEDLLGAALLVRGARALALTAHGKEYLAQVRAALGLLATVPLHQRARQRMQKLRVSAPPTFARLILVPALEQYTAAHPQVELEVVLSIPFLEHAGSAEADVEIRHGDAAAFGAAPLMHDCVVPLASPGLLARCGLPAEPADLARFALLRTPVEPWSPWLRAAGLDWPEPSTGPRLVDLGLTLEAAVCGQGIALARPSLARHWLDSGTLRPVLKVTATPASQYFQLVQTANPAALDFSSWLAGVCADAAARGREALSAAA
- the rpsL gene encoding 30S ribosomal protein S12, which produces MPTINQLVRQGREVEVTKSKSPAMQNCPQRRGVCTRVYTTTPKKPNSALRKVAKVRLTNGFEVISYIGGEGHNLQEHSVVLVRGGRVKDLPGVRYHIVRGSLDLQGVKDRKQSRSKYGSKRPKKA